One Streptomyces mobaraensis NBRC 13819 = DSM 40847 DNA segment encodes these proteins:
- a CDS encoding DMT family transporter, with protein sequence MVFAFALSAAFCLGVGFVLQQNAAQRAPMSDFLSFRLLLDLVRMPRWLAGIGLMVCGMALGAVALGGGEVSLVEPLLATNLLFAMTLSRWQTKQPLGWTGWGGLWLLAGGVTAFIVAGRPHGGESVSDPLRHWLIVGLVVGGALVLAAVSKRLRMSAEAATLAVAAGLLYGLQDALTRVSGQRFRDGGWASLVISWQPYVVLALGVTGLVLVQSAFETAPLRMSLPALTAAQPLAGIACGVGFLGDQLRTTPAALAWQAAGLAAIVVGIVLIGRHPAMPPGTTAPELRDLQPR encoded by the coding sequence ATGGTCTTCGCCTTCGCCCTGAGCGCGGCTTTCTGCCTCGGTGTCGGGTTCGTGCTCCAGCAGAACGCGGCACAGCGGGCCCCCATGAGCGATTTCCTCTCCTTCCGGCTGCTGCTGGACCTGGTCAGGATGCCGCGCTGGCTGGCGGGGATCGGCCTGATGGTGTGCGGCATGGCGCTCGGCGCGGTGGCCCTGGGCGGCGGCGAGGTCTCGCTGGTCGAACCGCTGCTCGCGACGAACCTGCTGTTCGCCATGACCCTCTCCCGCTGGCAGACCAAGCAGCCGCTCGGCTGGACGGGCTGGGGCGGCCTGTGGCTGCTGGCCGGCGGCGTGACCGCCTTCATCGTCGCGGGCCGCCCGCACGGCGGCGAGTCGGTGTCCGACCCGCTGCGGCACTGGCTGATCGTCGGCCTGGTGGTCGGCGGCGCGCTGGTCCTCGCGGCCGTCTCCAAGCGCCTCCGGATGAGCGCCGAGGCCGCGACCCTCGCCGTGGCGGCGGGCCTGCTGTACGGCCTCCAGGACGCCCTCACCCGGGTCAGCGGCCAGCGCTTCCGCGACGGCGGCTGGGCGTCCCTGGTGATCAGCTGGCAGCCGTACGTGGTGCTGGCCCTGGGCGTCACCGGCCTCGTCCTGGTCCAGAGCGCCTTCGAGACGGCTCCCCTGCGCATGTCCCTGCCGGCCCTCACCGCCGCCCAGCCCCTGGCGGGCATCGCCTGCGGCGTCGGCTTCCTGGGCGACCAGCTGCGGACGACTCCGGCGGCGCTCGCCTGGCAGGCGGCCGGCCTGGCCGCGATCGTCGTCGGCATCGTCCTGATCGGCCGCCACCCGGCGATGCCGCCGGGGACGACGGCACCGGAACTCCGCGACCTCCAGCCGCGCTGA
- a CDS encoding APC family permease — MPTGRTTPPGRTTPGSTAPGEISTFKGQERSLRADRIGLTGLLMSVVAASAPLMVTTGGMPVTFGVLGVVGSPLLYVILGLILLLFSFGYAEMSRHVHNAGAFTAYIARGLGGTAGAGSSIVALVSYSAMQCCIYGLFGFELSNLLQRHLDLTVAWWIPALIAVVVVGVLGWLKIDLNVKVLGVLLLIEVVMVLVFDVAGLGSPGPEGVSLRAFHPDTLSGPGLGTAFCGTIASFVGFEQAAVYSEETSRPQVVVARVTYLAVGFIAVFFAISAWALTVAAGPSKIHELSLSEGPNLLFGLTEDRLGSGFTDVMHLFYVTGMFAAMLSFHNVVARYAFAMGREGLLPAAVGRTSRTSGAPAHGSLLQSTVALLVVIVFAVTDDKPTGDPTAPVLRLSNWLGNVCALGVTVLMIAASAGVIVFFVRRGAARAQAWRLVASGVAGVALTVIAVITVRDFDALVGSGPDSPLRWLLPGIVLVALVAGLVLGAVLKSVRPEVHARIGLGNEAFQLEKAAAGETGGRA, encoded by the coding sequence ATGCCAACCGGCAGGACGACACCACCAGGCAGGACGACACCGGGCTCCACGGCACCAGGCGAGATCAGCACCTTCAAGGGACAGGAGAGGAGCCTCCGCGCCGACCGCATCGGCCTGACCGGCCTCCTGATGTCCGTCGTCGCCGCCAGCGCGCCGCTGATGGTGACCACCGGCGGCATGCCCGTCACGTTCGGCGTGCTGGGCGTCGTCGGCTCGCCCCTGCTGTACGTCATCCTCGGGCTGATCCTGCTGCTGTTCAGCTTCGGCTACGCCGAGATGAGCCGCCATGTGCACAACGCGGGCGCCTTCACCGCGTACATCGCCCGCGGCCTCGGCGGCACGGCCGGCGCCGGCTCGTCCATCGTGGCCCTGGTCTCGTACAGCGCCATGCAGTGCTGCATCTACGGCCTCTTCGGCTTCGAGCTGTCCAACCTGCTCCAGCGGCACCTCGACCTGACCGTCGCCTGGTGGATACCCGCCCTGATCGCCGTCGTGGTGGTCGGCGTCCTCGGCTGGCTGAAGATCGACCTGAATGTGAAGGTGCTCGGCGTCCTGCTGCTGATCGAGGTCGTGATGGTCCTCGTCTTCGACGTCGCCGGCCTGGGCTCGCCCGGTCCCGAGGGCGTCTCGCTGCGCGCCTTCCACCCCGACACGCTCTCCGGCCCCGGCCTCGGCACCGCCTTCTGCGGCACCATCGCCTCCTTCGTCGGGTTCGAACAGGCCGCCGTCTACTCCGAGGAGACCAGCCGCCCCCAGGTCGTCGTCGCCCGGGTCACCTACCTCGCCGTCGGGTTCATCGCCGTCTTCTTCGCGATCAGCGCCTGGGCGCTGACCGTCGCCGCCGGACCGTCGAAGATCCACGAACTCTCGCTCTCCGAAGGCCCGAACCTCCTCTTCGGGCTCACCGAGGACCGGCTCGGCTCCGGGTTCACCGACGTGATGCACCTCTTCTACGTCACCGGCATGTTCGCCGCGATGCTCAGCTTCCACAACGTCGTCGCGCGGTACGCCTTCGCCATGGGCCGCGAGGGGCTGCTGCCCGCCGCCGTCGGCCGCACCTCCCGCACCAGCGGCGCGCCCGCCCACGGCTCGCTGCTCCAGAGCACCGTGGCGCTGCTCGTCGTCATCGTCTTCGCCGTCACCGACGACAAGCCGACCGGCGACCCGACGGCGCCGGTCCTGCGGCTGTCCAACTGGCTGGGCAACGTCTGCGCGCTCGGCGTCACCGTGCTGATGATCGCCGCGTCCGCCGGTGTGATCGTCTTCTTCGTACGGCGCGGCGCCGCCCGCGCCCAGGCGTGGCGGCTCGTCGCCTCGGGCGTCGCCGGTGTGGCGCTGACCGTGATCGCCGTGATCACCGTCCGGGACTTCGACGCGCTGGTGGGCTCCGGGCCCGACTCGCCGCTGCGCTGGCTGCTCCCGGGGATCGTGCTGGTCGCGCTGGTCGCCGGGCTGGTGCTGGGGGCCGTCCTGAAGTCCGTACGGCCGGAGGTGCACGCGCGGATCGGGCTCGGGAACGAGGCGTTCCAGCTGGAGAAGGCGGCTGCGGGCGAGACCGGCGGGCGGGCTTGA
- a CDS encoding class I SAM-dependent methyltransferase — MKPLGSPERVRSGERKPVIDNVSDTARWVAEYRARESARRDRLFSDPYAAALAGERGRVIAEEARRGFGNGWFFIARTKLIDLLVEECVAEGCTRVINLAAGFDTRPYRLDLPSSLEWVEADLPGIIEEKERALAAEKPRCVLSRTAVDLTDADARRAFLASATAGGGRTLVITEGLLLYLDASEVHALSADLKSCRVTWWTADVIGPLIRRLSARASRENNAPVVFAPDDGVAFFERAGWAVERVGTQLSAAAKWRRLSPLMRLVSRLPQADPRHPGNSLWSAVVRLRDPDSAGRSDRRPA, encoded by the coding sequence TTGAAACCTCTCGGTTCCCCTGAAAGGGTCCGCTCGGGTGAGCGGAAACCGGTTATCGACAATGTCTCGGATACCGCGCGCTGGGTCGCCGAGTACCGGGCCAGGGAATCCGCCCGGCGGGACCGGCTGTTCAGCGATCCGTACGCCGCCGCGCTGGCCGGGGAGCGCGGCCGGGTGATCGCCGAGGAGGCCCGGCGGGGGTTCGGCAACGGCTGGTTCTTCATCGCCCGGACCAAGCTCATCGACCTGCTGGTCGAGGAGTGCGTGGCGGAGGGCTGCACCCGGGTGATCAACCTGGCGGCGGGCTTCGACACCCGGCCGTACCGCCTTGACCTGCCCTCTTCCCTGGAGTGGGTGGAGGCCGACCTCCCCGGGATCATCGAGGAGAAGGAGCGGGCGCTGGCCGCCGAGAAGCCGCGCTGCGTCCTCTCCCGCACCGCCGTGGACCTCACCGACGCCGATGCCCGGCGCGCCTTCCTGGCCTCGGCGACGGCCGGCGGCGGCCGGACGCTCGTCATCACGGAAGGGCTTCTGCTATATCTGGACGCGTCCGAGGTCCACGCCCTCTCGGCGGATCTGAAATCCTGCCGGGTGACGTGGTGGACGGCCGACGTGATCGGCCCGCTCATCCGCAGGCTTTCGGCCCGCGCGAGCCGGGAGAACAACGCGCCCGTCGTATTCGCACCGGACGACGGAGTCGCATTCTTCGAACGCGCGGGCTGGGCCGTGGAACGCGTCGGCACGCAGTTGTCCGCGGCGGCGAAATGGCGTCGGCTTTCCCCGCTGATGCGGCTCGTCTCCCGGCTCCCCCAGGCGGATCCGCGGCACCCGGGGAACTCCCTCTGGTCCGCCGTCGTCCGACTGCGCGACCCGGATTCGGCGGGCCGTTCCGATCGGCGTCCCGCCTGA
- a CDS encoding alpha/beta hydrolase translates to MSRRQRAEIDAMVRRPRPETPRSMEELRAGFRAMMAEMIVPAGIRTRTTTLGDRPALLVEPAGTPEAGTILYFHGGSYVAGSPETAMSLTGNLVTGTGFRALSPDYRLAPEHPFPAAIEDGLSAYRALLDSGEAPSAIAFAGDSAGGGLTVTTCLAARDAGLPLPAAIVAFSPGLDMTRTGASMDGKAGVDPFFTREGMERTGAMYLAGQDPHQPLLSPAVHADLTGFPPMLLQAGTNEMLLDDSTRMAARAREAGVDVILDVTADVPHVFQAFAGVLDEADEALERAALFLRRRVRAKGLTAG, encoded by the coding sequence ATGAGCAGGCGACAGCGCGCGGAGATCGACGCGATGGTCCGGCGGCCCCGGCCCGAGACCCCCCGATCAATGGAGGAACTCCGCGCCGGATTCAGGGCGATGATGGCCGAGATGATCGTCCCGGCCGGGATCCGGACCCGGACCACGACGCTCGGCGACCGGCCCGCGCTGCTCGTCGAGCCGGCCGGCACTCCGGAGGCCGGGACGATCCTCTACTTCCACGGCGGCTCCTACGTGGCCGGTTCACCGGAGACGGCGATGTCGCTGACGGGGAACCTGGTGACCGGAACGGGGTTCAGGGCGCTCTCGCCGGACTACCGGCTCGCCCCTGAACACCCCTTCCCGGCCGCGATCGAGGACGGACTGAGCGCCTACCGCGCGCTCCTCGACAGCGGCGAGGCCCCTTCGGCGATCGCGTTCGCCGGGGACTCCGCCGGCGGCGGCCTCACCGTCACCACCTGCCTCGCCGCTCGCGACGCGGGCCTGCCCCTGCCCGCCGCGATCGTGGCGTTCTCCCCCGGACTCGACATGACCCGGACCGGCGCGAGCATGGACGGCAAGGCGGGCGTCGATCCGTTCTTCACGCGTGAGGGCATGGAACGCACCGGGGCCATGTACCTCGCGGGACAGGACCCGCACCAGCCCCTGCTCAGCCCCGCCGTCCACGCCGACCTGACCGGTTTCCCGCCGATGCTCCTGCAGGCGGGCACCAACGAAATGCTCCTGGACGACTCCACGCGCATGGCCGCGCGCGCGAGGGAAGCCGGAGTGGACGTCATCCTGGACGTCACCGCCGACGTCCCCCACGTCTTCCAGGCGTTCGCCGGCGTCCTGGACGAAGCCGACGAGGCACTGGAGCGCGCCGCCCTCTTCCTCCGCCGGCGCGTCCGCGCCAAGGGCCTCACCGCGGGGTGA
- a CDS encoding acyl carrier protein yields the protein MDRAEIEERVINLLAEAVVVPREDVEDLRTDLREDLGVDSMDYVELITVLERDLGQQVEREELAYVRTVGDVVDLVQRLVSRRDAAAGAAAGTNAAADAPATAAG from the coding sequence ATGGACCGGGCCGAGATAGAGGAGCGGGTGATCAACCTGCTCGCGGAAGCCGTGGTGGTGCCGAGGGAGGACGTCGAGGACCTCCGCACCGATCTGCGGGAGGACCTCGGGGTCGACTCGATGGACTACGTCGAGCTGATCACCGTCCTGGAGCGGGACCTGGGGCAGCAGGTGGAGCGCGAGGAACTGGCGTACGTCCGCACGGTGGGCGACGTGGTGGACCTGGTGCAGCGGCTGGTCTCCCGACGGGACGCGGCGGCGGGCGCGGCCGCGGGGACGAACGCCGCGGCGGACGCCCCGGCCACGGCCGCCGGCTGA
- a CDS encoding NUDIX hydrolase: MTDRTDHPQPLSADEILDVVDERDRVVGQAPRAEIYARRLLHRCTFIQVRDPAGRLFVHRRTARKLVFPSRYDLFVGGVVGTGETYDAAALREAEEELGVTGLPAPTPLFRFLYRSEEYGGWWSAVYEVRCDLPVRPQAEEVDWYGFLPEDEVARRLPEWRWVPDGLEAWRRLREWRAG; the protein is encoded by the coding sequence ATGACCGACCGAACCGATCACCCCCAGCCCCTGTCGGCGGACGAGATCCTGGACGTGGTGGACGAACGGGACCGCGTCGTGGGCCAGGCCCCGCGCGCCGAGATCTACGCCCGCCGCCTCCTCCACCGCTGCACCTTCATCCAGGTACGCGACCCGGCCGGCCGCCTCTTCGTCCACCGCCGCACCGCCCGGAAACTGGTCTTCCCCTCGCGCTACGACCTCTTCGTCGGCGGCGTGGTCGGCACCGGCGAGACGTACGACGCGGCGGCGCTGCGCGAGGCGGAAGAGGAACTGGGCGTCACCGGCCTCCCCGCCCCCACGCCGCTCTTCCGCTTCCTGTACCGCTCGGAGGAGTACGGGGGCTGGTGGTCGGCCGTCTACGAGGTCCGCTGCGACCTGCCGGTCCGGCCCCAGGCGGAGGAGGTGGACTGGTACGGCTTCCTGCCGGAGGACGAGGTCGCGCGGCGGCTGCCGGAGTGGCGGTGGGTGCCGGACGGCCTGGAGGCGTGGCGACGGCTGCGGGAGTGGCGGGCGGGGTGA
- a CDS encoding MarR family winged helix-turn-helix transcriptional regulator produces MASKSSGGRVDLPGFFADLVRCETRLYNALNDRLRERHGIVTSQFESLRFLRDRPGSRVADLAAEFAIGIGATSKGVDRLEKQAWVVRRTNPSDRRSSLLDLTDDGLRLVEAAEATFTETLAELTAGALGGPSGPAVARVLSALRSVLERDGIGQPAG; encoded by the coding sequence ATGGCATCCAAGTCAAGTGGTGGCCGGGTCGACCTCCCGGGCTTCTTCGCCGACCTCGTTCGCTGTGAGACGCGCCTCTACAACGCGCTGAACGACCGTCTTCGCGAGCGGCACGGGATCGTCACCTCGCAGTTCGAATCCCTGCGCTTCCTGCGCGACCGCCCCGGGTCCCGGGTGGCGGACCTCGCCGCCGAGTTCGCCATCGGGATCGGTGCGACCAGCAAGGGCGTCGACCGTCTGGAGAAGCAGGCGTGGGTCGTACGGCGCACCAATCCGTCGGATCGTCGCTCATCGCTGCTGGACCTGACCGATGACGGCCTGCGGCTCGTCGAGGCGGCGGAGGCGACCTTCACCGAAACGCTGGCCGAACTGACCGCGGGAGCCCTCGGCGGCCCCTCGGGACCGGCCGTCGCACGGGTCCTCTCGGCGCTCCGCTCCGTGCTCGAACGCGACGGGATCGGCCAGCCCGCAGGCTGA